The following is a genomic window from Synergistaceae bacterium.
CTAATTGACATGCAATGATAATTCCACACTGGATAAACGTATTCTTCATGTATGTGCCAATTGGAATAGTTCTCATCACCCAAGAATAATTCTCAAAGGTTGGATTCTTCGGTAGAAACCGTAAACCGATTGTCCCCATAAGCTCTTCATTTGTCATCAAGGAATAAGAAACGCAGATTATGATTGGAAGGACGATTATAAAGCCAAGCAAAATCTTGAAAAGATGGTTTGTAAACAGATGGAGGTGTTTTATAAGGTGGTTTTTATTAGCTGTTGGATTCGCAGTACTTGTCATTAGTAGAAAACCATCCTTTTTTCAAAAATATTTTGAATTCGGGTTATAATAAAGATGACTAAGAATAACAGGATTGCCTGCACACAGGCTGTTTCATACCGATTGTTCAGGATTGCATTCCTATACATACTATATATCAATGTATTGGTAGCATTGTTTGGTCCGCCCTCAGTCAATAGCTTGATCTGTGTGAACGCCTTAAATGAGTTTGTGATATTGAGAAATATAACGAAGAAAATCTGAGGAGACGCCAAGGGTATGAGAATATTAAATGTTTTTCTGAGAACACCTGCACCATCGAGGGTGGCACTTTCAAGTAATTCTTCCGGGACGTTTCTAAATCCTACCAAGAGGAAAATATAGCTTGCTCCGATGCTAAGCCAAATGGTAACAATAGCGACCGCGAACAGCGCCCACCGCGGATCTTGAAGCCATGCGATGTTGGTTCCAAGTATTTTGTTAAGAATTCCATTTTCTTTCCGCATTATGAATGTAAAAATCGCTGATGCGGGAGCAGAGGCGACCGCCATGGGGAGTGAAAACATCACTTCGTGCAATCGACCTCCTCTACCCCGGGAAACACTGACAAGAGAAAGAAACATTGCAATTACCAGAGTTCCTGTCCCAATCATCAGTGCAAACAAAAAGGTGTTGCTAATGATTTTTCCAAATAAAGTCCCACTTACAACTCGTATATAATTGGAAATACCAACCCATTTGACAAAGTTCCCTTTTTTATCGGTAAAAGCAAAAGAAAGAATAATAGTCTTCAAGAAAGGCCAGAAAGTAAATAGAGTAAATAATATAAAGGCAGGTAATAACAATAAATAAGGGGTTATTTTAACCGGCTTTCGTTGAGATTGAATTGATATAGACTTATTTCTTTTCATATAAGGCACCTTTGGATATCGAATCTCATAGTTTAATCAACGCATAGTTTACCATATAAGTCAACAAAAATATTTGGTAATTCCACATTGTTTGTGGATTTGCCAAATTGCTATGGATTGATTTTTCCAATTCAGTAGGTAATACTTCTAGTTGCCAACTCATCAAATGTGGATCTGCAAATAATAGTTCTCATAGTAATAGGGGTTAATATATTATGACGGCCAATAAAAGACAGAAAATAATTATCGACACACTCAAGACTCGCGGTGGCGTCATCAAGGTTAACGAAATCGCTAAACAGTTTGGAGTTTCAAATGAAACTGCCCGCCGAGATATTGAATACTTAAAAGAACAAGGAGCAGTGACGCGAGTATATGGTGGGGCGATTCTATCTAATAATTTCAGTCAAAAATTTTTTTCTCCGGAAATAGACAATACTGATATTTGGAAAAAAACCGCTATCGCGAGAGCTGCCGCGACCATGGTCAAGGACGGCGAGAGCATCTTTGTAGGAATCGGCAGCACTATGTTGCAGGTAGTGCGCAATCTTAAGAGTTTAAATGAACTTACCGTGATTACTCCCAGTCTCCCTGTTGCAATGGAATTGACGAATACTCCCTTTAGAATCATTGTACTTGGTGGTATCCTTGACCCAAACGAACTTGATCTTTCAGGTCCACTGACATTGAATAATATGGACTTCTTCCATGTTGATAAAGCCTTCCTTGGAGCTGGCGGGGTTACTGTTGAGTCAGGGATTTCCGATTATAATCCGAACGGATTTGGTCGCCACGCCAAGATGAGCCGGTGCGCAGACACAACGATATTGGTTGCGCAGAGCGATAAGTTTGGGAAAGATGCACTTTCAATAGAGATGCCCCTTTCACAGGTGGATACAATCATAACGGATGATAAGCTTCCTAAAGAAATGGAAGCAGCCATTCGAGAAACCGGAAAAAATTTAATTATTACTCGATTGGACTCGAAGGAATAATTTTTCCGTAAATCAATGCTGGTTCACCACCACAATGGCCTCTACTGTCACCTCACTCTTGATGGAATTGGAGATGAGGCAGTAGCGCTCGGC
Proteins encoded in this region:
- a CDS encoding DeoR/GlpR transcriptional regulator, which gives rise to MTANKRQKIIIDTLKTRGGVIKVNEIAKQFGVSNETARRDIEYLKEQGAVTRVYGGAILSNNFSQKFFSPEIDNTDIWKKTAIARAAATMVKDGESIFVGIGSTMLQVVRNLKSLNELTVITPSLPVAMELTNTPFRIIVLGGILDPNELDLSGPLTLNNMDFFHVDKAFLGAGGVTVESGISDYNPNGFGRHAKMSRCADTTILVAQSDKFGKDALSIEMPLSQVDTIITDDKLPKEMEAAIRETGKNLIITRLDSKE
- a CDS encoding sugar ABC transporter permease, producing the protein MQSQRKPVKITPYLLLLPAFILFTLFTFWPFLKTIILSFAFTDKKGNFVKWVGISNYIRVVSGTLFGKIISNTFLFALMIGTGTLVIAMFLSLVSVSRGRGGRLHEVMFSLPMAVASAPASAIFTFIMRKENGILNKILGTNIAWLQDPRWALFAVAIVTIWLSIGASYIFLLVGFRNVPEELLESATLDGAGVLRKTFNILIPLASPQIFFVIFLNITNSFKAFTQIKLLTEGGPNNATNTLIYSMYRNAILNNRYETACVQAILLFLVIFIITRIQNIFEKRMVFY